In a genomic window of Deltaproteobacteria bacterium:
- a CDS encoding serine/threonine protein kinase, whose protein sequence is MAEGEHLFHPRRVPPESRALGGYRLIHELGAGGMATLYLATDAAGRLVAVKRLHPHLARERAFLEMFSDEAMIAARISHPNVCRVFGLEQVSGQLFLVMEYVHGESLAALSHALHRGTSTFPVELALHLVGQACLGLHAAHEQTDAEGHPLQVVHRDISPQNLLVTYEGELKVVDFGIASALARLHHTEVGLIKGKPAYMAPEQARGDGAVDRRADIFALGAVLYELLCGVRCFAGDSPIEVLRRVQAGDVTPPREYRPELPSVVEALLVRALAPRPEERFATAEELYRHVDRAIFSVGADMSARAIGDLMRRTLARRYAIREELRALAFAAPEVLEDEDLEATLIGMPQPPLARCEYCGAGFGSPELVLAHVDGCEQRAWWERNVAALRPAREAGDPEDLRQRFPAPGEQHHVREGLWQRLRRRLGSERRAPIVVRLETVNARLGRVHDHVASQLAARAMAALLSMVAEISEARINAAPLLERLKPKLMGCANVALRVTLEAETGAAFLSYTTDRDLAGEVSALEKRLARAGSEKLRGELGQEVQRKRALTAERERVAVRRERLLSLLEFVVDAVELTHAKVLEVVASPAMGESQADTQISVFLESLLRDVELEGAALHEADAALDP, encoded by the coding sequence GTGGCCGAAGGCGAACATCTGTTCCACCCGCGGCGGGTGCCGCCGGAGTCTCGCGCGCTCGGCGGATATCGCCTGATCCACGAGCTCGGGGCCGGGGGCATGGCCACGCTCTATCTGGCCACGGACGCGGCCGGCCGACTGGTAGCGGTGAAGCGCCTGCACCCTCATCTCGCCCGAGAGCGGGCTTTCCTCGAGATGTTCTCGGACGAGGCGATGATCGCGGCCCGCATCAGCCACCCGAACGTGTGCAGGGTCTTCGGTCTGGAGCAGGTGTCCGGGCAGCTCTTTCTGGTGATGGAGTACGTCCACGGCGAGAGCCTGGCCGCGCTGAGCCACGCCCTCCACCGCGGGACGAGCACCTTCCCGGTGGAGCTAGCGCTGCACCTCGTCGGTCAGGCTTGCCTGGGGCTGCACGCCGCGCACGAGCAGACCGACGCGGAGGGGCATCCGCTGCAAGTCGTGCATCGCGATATCTCACCGCAGAACCTGCTCGTGACCTACGAAGGCGAGCTCAAGGTCGTGGACTTCGGCATTGCCTCCGCGCTGGCCCGCTTGCACCACACCGAGGTCGGGCTGATCAAGGGCAAGCCGGCCTACATGGCGCCGGAGCAGGCGCGCGGGGACGGAGCCGTCGACCGGCGGGCGGACATCTTCGCCCTCGGCGCCGTGCTCTACGAGCTGCTCTGCGGGGTGCGCTGCTTCGCGGGGGATAGCCCCATCGAGGTGCTCCGGCGCGTGCAGGCAGGAGACGTCACGCCCCCACGCGAATATCGCCCGGAGCTGCCCTCGGTTGTCGAGGCGCTACTAGTCCGCGCGCTGGCTCCGCGCCCCGAGGAGCGTTTTGCCACGGCGGAGGAGCTCTACCGGCACGTCGACCGCGCCATCTTCAGCGTCGGCGCCGACATGAGCGCGCGCGCCATCGGAGACCTCATGCGGCGCACCCTCGCTCGACGCTACGCCATTCGCGAAGAGCTGCGCGCCCTGGCCTTCGCCGCGCCGGAGGTGCTCGAAGACGAGGATCTCGAGGCCACGCTCATCGGGATGCCCCAACCTCCGCTCGCACGCTGCGAGTACTGCGGCGCCGGCTTCGGCTCACCCGAGCTCGTGCTGGCCCATGTCGACGGTTGTGAGCAGCGGGCCTGGTGGGAGCGAAACGTCGCCGCTCTTCGCCCGGCGCGCGAGGCTGGGGACCCGGAAGACCTCCGCCAACGCTTCCCCGCTCCAGGGGAACAGCACCACGTGCGGGAGGGTCTCTGGCAGCGTCTTCGCCGACGTCTCGGCTCCGAACGGCGAGCTCCGATCGTGGTACGCCTCGAGACGGTGAACGCCCGACTCGGCCGGGTGCACGATCACGTCGCGAGTCAGCTTGCCGCGCGGGCGATGGCGGCGCTGCTCAGCATGGTCGCCGAGATCTCCGAGGCGAGGATCAATGCCGCGCCCTTGCTCGAGAGGCTGAAGCCGAAGCTCATGGGGTGCGCGAACGTGGCTCTGCGGGTCACTCTCGAGGCCGAGACCGGCGCAGCCTTCCTGTCCTACACGACGGACCGCGATCTCGCTGGGGAGGTTTCGGCGCTGGAGAAGCGCCTGGCTCGGGCCGGGAGCGAGAAGTTGCGCGGCGAGCTCGGACAGGAGGTGCAACGCAAGCGGGCGCTCACGGCCGAGCGCGAGCGGGTCGCGGTGCGACGCGAGAGGTTGCTCTCGCTGCTGGAATTCGTCGTAGACGCGGTCGAGCTCACCCACGCGAAGGTGCTGGAGGTGGTGGCCAGCCCGGCGATGGGAGAGAGCCAGGCCGACACCCAGATCTCCGTCTTTCTCGAGTCGCTCCTGCGCGACGTGGAGCTCGAGGGGGCTGCGCTGCACGAGGCGGACGCCGCCCTCGACCCCTGA
- a CDS encoding carbohydrate binding family 9 domain-containing protein: MLRALVPVSLFALVAAAPTLSFAERPEVTAYRLTSRPRIDGRLDDEAWRSVPAVGAFVQRRPDPGAPASERTELRVAYDDDALYVAIRLHDREPGRIRRALARRDSMPDSDAVVVFLDPLLSRERAFAFGVNASGVVMDGTVSGETNLDTAWDGVFRAAASVDAGGWGAELRIPFSSLPVQDQPLQRWGLCVFRNLQRRQEESFFPVIPKDSNTFVSRFADLTGLRGLQRRGAWRLQPYLGAELQLGRGEDTLRPPGTFFPSGGLDLRYNAAGELLAVASLNPDFGQVDADPAVVNLSPTESFYGEKRPFFVEGAELFRTPMTLLHTRRIGAAPPEPDPERGGKIVELPTQARILEALKVLGQSETVSYGLLSATVLPTSAVEALPTGQRLPLAASPGSHYGAARLKVSLGRVGNVGALVTGLTRPGEVTDTDAYVGGLDWDLRSHGGWQATGQTALGHTSDGFGLGLVSQLGLMGAPRVRYWLETEAYSPRFDPNAVGYLWRRNMVLFRGHLQHRLPSPTRRLLDHAATLRATYAFNMTRPELAFERRVELDTWWRFRNRLELWPGGGVRFFSWDDRETRGGPAYGRPYEPYVWLGGKTDPTRRVFGESTFTLGLESGGFEAGWFGTLTATALWDRLSFSVYGRVSLKRDLTRWVETQTVAGRDRYLFAALSQEELEVKPGATLALHRALVLQLYAQLLYSVGRYPRAQELQQLADGSTTLGETPLRLDANFSVLRLFLNAVLRWDLGDGTAAFLVYKLDGGLDRTGGPQPFELFGELRDLAARPQTHLLLLKVSYGWNF; encoded by the coding sequence GTGCTGCGGGCCCTCGTCCCCGTCTCCCTCTTCGCCCTCGTCGCTGCGGCGCCAACGCTGAGCTTCGCCGAACGACCCGAGGTCACCGCCTACCGGCTGACCTCGCGGCCGCGCATCGACGGGCGCCTGGACGACGAAGCCTGGCGCAGCGTCCCTGCGGTCGGAGCCTTCGTCCAGCGGCGCCCCGATCCGGGCGCGCCGGCCAGCGAGCGGACCGAGCTGCGCGTGGCCTACGACGACGACGCGCTCTACGTCGCGATACGCCTCCACGACCGCGAACCTGGCCGCATTCGGCGCGCGCTGGCCCGCAGGGACAGCATGCCCGACTCGGATGCCGTGGTCGTCTTTCTCGACCCGCTGCTCAGCCGCGAGCGCGCCTTCGCCTTCGGGGTGAACGCCTCGGGCGTGGTGATGGACGGGACGGTCTCCGGCGAGACCAACCTGGACACGGCCTGGGACGGGGTCTTCCGCGCGGCGGCGTCCGTCGACGCGGGCGGCTGGGGCGCAGAGCTCCGCATCCCCTTTTCGAGCCTGCCCGTCCAGGACCAGCCGCTCCAGCGCTGGGGACTCTGCGTCTTCCGCAACCTGCAACGCCGGCAGGAGGAGAGCTTCTTCCCGGTGATTCCGAAGGACAGCAACACCTTCGTCTCGCGCTTCGCCGATCTCACCGGATTGCGCGGTCTACAACGCCGTGGGGCGTGGCGGCTACAGCCCTACCTCGGGGCAGAACTCCAGCTCGGCCGAGGGGAAGACACGCTCCGCCCGCCGGGGACCTTCTTCCCGAGCGGCGGCCTCGACCTGCGCTACAACGCCGCCGGAGAGCTCCTTGCGGTCGCGAGCCTCAACCCCGACTTCGGCCAGGTGGATGCCGACCCTGCCGTGGTGAACCTGAGCCCCACGGAGAGCTTCTACGGCGAGAAACGCCCCTTCTTCGTCGAGGGGGCGGAGCTCTTCCGCACGCCGATGACGCTGCTGCACACGCGACGGATCGGCGCCGCGCCCCCGGAACCAGACCCGGAAAGGGGCGGCAAGATCGTCGAGCTCCCGACCCAGGCCCGCATCCTCGAGGCGCTCAAGGTGCTCGGCCAGTCCGAGACGGTCTCCTACGGACTCCTTAGCGCCACCGTGCTCCCCACCAGCGCGGTCGAGGCGCTGCCGACCGGCCAGCGCCTGCCGCTCGCCGCCTCGCCGGGCAGCCACTACGGTGCGGCCCGCCTGAAGGTCAGCCTCGGGCGCGTGGGCAACGTGGGGGCCCTCGTCACTGGCCTGACCCGCCCGGGCGAGGTCACCGACACCGACGCCTACGTCGGCGGCCTGGACTGGGACCTGCGGAGTCACGGCGGCTGGCAGGCCACCGGGCAGACCGCCCTCGGCCACACCTCCGACGGCTTCGGCCTCGGTCTCGTGAGCCAGCTCGGCCTGATGGGCGCCCCGCGCGTGCGGTACTGGCTCGAGACGGAGGCCTACTCGCCGCGCTTCGATCCGAACGCGGTCGGCTACCTCTGGCGGCGCAACATGGTGCTGTTCCGTGGACACCTGCAGCACCGCCTCCCCTCCCCCACCCGGCGCCTCCTCGACCACGCGGCGACGCTGCGCGCGACCTACGCCTTCAACATGACGCGACCCGAGCTGGCCTTCGAGCGGCGCGTGGAGCTCGACACCTGGTGGCGCTTCCGCAACCGCCTCGAGCTCTGGCCGGGCGGCGGAGTGCGCTTCTTCTCCTGGGACGATCGCGAGACGCGGGGCGGCCCCGCCTACGGACGCCCCTACGAGCCGTACGTCTGGCTTGGCGGCAAGACCGACCCCACGCGGCGCGTCTTCGGCGAGAGCACGTTCACCCTCGGCCTCGAGAGCGGCGGCTTCGAAGCGGGCTGGTTCGGCACGCTCACCGCCACCGCGCTCTGGGACCGGCTGAGCTTCTCCGTCTACGGGCGCGTCAGCCTCAAACGCGACCTGACCCGCTGGGTCGAGACGCAAACCGTGGCGGGTCGCGACCGCTACCTCTTCGCCGCGCTCTCGCAGGAGGAGCTCGAAGTGAAACCCGGCGCCACGCTGGCCCTGCACCGCGCGCTCGTGCTGCAGCTCTACGCGCAGCTCCTCTACAGCGTGGGCCGTTACCCGCGCGCGCAGGAGCTTCAGCAGCTCGCCGACGGAAGCACCACGCTCGGCGAGACGCCGCTGCGCCTCGACGCGAACTTCTCCGTCCTGCGACTCTTCCTGAACGCGGTGCTGCGCTGGGACCTCGGCGACGGCACCGCGGCCTTTCTGGTCTACAAGCTGGACGGCGGCCTCGACCGCACCGGCGGACCCCAGCCCTTCGAGCTCTTCGGCGAGCTCCGCGACCTCGCCGCGCGGCCGCAGACACACCTCCTCCTGCTCAAGGTGAGCTACGGCTGGAACTTCTGA
- a CDS encoding DUF3604 domain-containing protein, whose translation MRPRALAAPVLFLVAACNAPGEEAPLGSEVRYTEERAPCTARSPTRQLLFGDLHVHTHFSWDANGYELAVAPAQSYAFARGGTTLLLPPRGSDGRGTRPVRLDRPLDFAAVTDHAEYLGEVQVCRTPGSPTYDSPACREFRAGDENAVTAWGTKLVDPAGGHRSTEICGADGAACATAAGRAWSELREAAASANDRSSACSFVAFLGYEYTATPQLSNQHRNVIFRNDQTVALPVSYYERPKPPALWNALDAQCLQAGTGCDVLLIPHNSNWSNGTLFSLKTLEAQAGKEKERALALRARLEPVVEIMQHKGDMECTNGLDGPPDPQCDFEKLRRGPLPDCGDGTGFGGVKDLGCVSRLDFFRGLLLEGLREDRRTGTNPLRLGALGSTDTHNGIAGHVTERGFPGHVGIADDAPADRLGEGNLTHRGWVNNPGGLAAVWAVERSRDAIFEAIRRREVYSTSGPRLQVRLFGGWGFADDLCDARDLAAQGYRQGVPMGSVLPPVADPSSVPQLVVEALADPGNDAHPGTPLAQLQIVKGWVGEDGQRREQVFTVAGATGPEASVDPLTCRPRNSRGARRLCALFRDTSYRPGERAFYYARVLEEPSCRWSAFECLALPENQRPPSCSDHRMPSAIQERAITSPVWTR comes from the coding sequence GTGCGTCCCCGAGCGCTCGCCGCCCCCGTGCTCTTCCTCGTCGCCGCGTGCAACGCCCCCGGCGAGGAAGCCCCTTTGGGCAGCGAGGTGCGCTACACGGAGGAGCGCGCCCCCTGCACCGCACGAAGCCCCACCCGTCAGCTCCTTTTCGGCGATCTGCACGTGCACACCCACTTCTCCTGGGATGCGAACGGCTACGAGCTCGCCGTGGCCCCCGCGCAGAGCTACGCCTTCGCGCGCGGCGGCACCACGCTGCTGCTGCCCCCTCGGGGAAGCGACGGACGCGGAACCCGGCCCGTGCGACTCGACCGCCCTCTCGACTTCGCCGCGGTCACCGACCACGCGGAGTACCTCGGCGAGGTGCAGGTCTGTCGCACCCCCGGCAGCCCCACCTACGACAGCCCCGCCTGCCGCGAGTTTCGCGCCGGCGACGAGAACGCCGTCACGGCCTGGGGGACCAAGCTCGTCGACCCCGCCGGAGGGCACCGGTCGACGGAGATCTGCGGGGCCGATGGCGCAGCGTGCGCGACGGCCGCCGGTCGGGCCTGGAGCGAGCTCCGCGAGGCCGCCGCCAGCGCCAACGACCGCTCGAGCGCGTGCAGCTTCGTGGCCTTCCTGGGCTACGAGTACACCGCCACCCCGCAGCTCAGTAACCAGCACCGCAACGTCATCTTCCGCAACGATCAGACCGTCGCGCTGCCCGTGAGCTACTACGAGCGTCCCAAGCCCCCCGCGCTCTGGAACGCGCTCGACGCGCAGTGTCTGCAGGCGGGCACCGGCTGCGACGTGCTGCTCATCCCGCACAACTCGAATTGGAGCAACGGTACGCTTTTCTCCCTGAAGACCCTCGAGGCCCAGGCCGGCAAGGAAAAAGAACGCGCCCTCGCTTTGCGCGCCCGCCTCGAGCCGGTGGTGGAGATCATGCAGCACAAGGGGGACATGGAGTGCACGAACGGGCTCGACGGTCCCCCCGACCCGCAGTGCGACTTCGAGAAGCTGCGACGAGGACCCCTGCCGGACTGCGGCGACGGCACCGGCTTCGGCGGGGTCAAGGACCTGGGCTGCGTCTCGCGCCTGGACTTCTTCCGCGGCCTCCTCCTCGAGGGGCTGCGCGAGGACCGACGCACCGGCACGAACCCGCTCCGCCTGGGCGCGCTCGGCAGCACCGACACCCACAACGGGATCGCGGGCCACGTCACCGAGCGGGGCTTCCCCGGTCACGTCGGGATCGCCGACGACGCGCCCGCAGATCGCCTGGGCGAAGGGAACCTGACCCACCGCGGTTGGGTCAACAACCCGGGCGGCCTCGCCGCCGTCTGGGCCGTGGAGCGCTCGCGCGACGCGATCTTCGAGGCGATCCGCAGGCGCGAGGTCTACAGCACGAGCGGGCCGCGCCTCCAGGTGCGCCTCTTCGGGGGCTGGGGCTTCGCCGACGACCTGTGCGACGCGCGCGACCTCGCCGCGCAGGGCTACCGGCAGGGCGTCCCCATGGGGAGCGTGCTACCGCCGGTGGCCGATCCCTCCAGCGTCCCGCAGCTCGTCGTCGAGGCGCTCGCCGACCCCGGTAACGACGCGCACCCCGGTACGCCCCTCGCGCAGCTCCAGATCGTCAAGGGCTGGGTCGGCGAGGACGGTCAGCGGCGCGAGCAGGTCTTCACCGTGGCCGGCGCCACCGGTCCCGAGGCCAGCGTGGACCCGTTGACCTGCCGTCCCCGCAACTCGCGGGGCGCGCGCCGGCTCTGCGCCCTCTTTCGTGACACCTCGTATCGGCCGGGCGAACGAGCGTTCTATTACGCCCGCGTGCTGGAGGAGCCGAGCTGTCGCTGGAGCGCCTTCGAGTGCCTGGCGCTGCCGGAGAACCAGCGTCCCCCGAGCTGCAGCGACCACCGGATGCCGAGCGCCATCCAGGAGCGGGCCATCACGTCGCCCGTCTGGACCCGCTGA
- a CDS encoding universal stress protein, which produces MKPIRKILLPTDFSPPSSEALTYAADLCQRYGAELTIVHIYQPVAYALPEGFVLYSAERFAQMLGEWGKWLDEAKSEAERLGVAQVQASLQQGTPFVEIVRLARAGDFDLIVMGTHGRGGVRHALLGSVTEKVVRKAPCPVLTVRTSEQGFEHP; this is translated from the coding sequence ATGAAGCCCATTCGCAAGATCCTGCTGCCCACGGATTTCTCGCCGCCCTCGTCGGAGGCGTTGACCTACGCCGCCGACCTCTGTCAGCGCTACGGGGCGGAGTTGACCATCGTGCACATTTACCAGCCGGTGGCCTACGCGCTCCCCGAGGGCTTCGTGCTCTACTCGGCGGAGCGCTTCGCGCAGATGCTCGGTGAGTGGGGCAAGTGGCTCGACGAGGCCAAGAGCGAGGCCGAGCGCCTCGGCGTGGCGCAGGTGCAGGCCTCGCTCCAGCAGGGGACGCCCTTTGTCGAGATCGTGCGGCTCGCGCGAGCCGGGGACTTCGACTTGATCGTGATGGGCACCCACGGCCGCGGCGGCGTCAGGCACGCGCTGCTCGGGTCGGTGACGGAAAAGGTGGTGCGCAAGGCGCCTTGCCCCGTCCTCACGGTCCGCACCTCGGAGCAAGGCTTCGAACACCCCTGA
- a CDS encoding cyclic nucleotide-binding domain-containing protein, whose product MPSPVAGTPDPGPSGLRFLADALLVRPGEERRTLLLFLHLFLASAVFVMGRTVRDTLFLSRYSLSALPWMFVGYGVASALTAVIYARAADRLARDRMIVVWCGLGVASYLGVWALARAQASFIYPVFYVWAEVFANLLISQFWTLANDLHDARSARRLFGTIGAARVLGVIVVGLGTGAIVRVLGTAQLLFVLAGLMLLIGALALRLGREPRVTQAPSRPRGTSRRKPPSILRDGYVVALSLMILFAFAALTIGDFQFKAIARATYREDDLARFFSFFYAGTGIVSFLFQLFATPRLLARFGVALGMSVMPAVFGAASGVLLGLPTLVVATVMKFADNGFQYTIHETTMQALYVPFPAGQKVRTRALLDAVVKPVAYGLGGVALILLARPLGTVKLSWVAVGLVLGWVALIPVVRRRYLTTLENTLRAGALAHLDEEPVLDASRRKALLGALNAADARVALAAADELGATAETEVRAALLERLTHPEPAVRIAVLLRLTPLAAGGRAPELALGVGRALADPVAEVRAAAALAQAELGRDDAVEQLAPLFDDPSQTVRVSVLRGLLSFGGFEGALAAGTRVAGLLASSAVEDRIAGARALGGVGPSAGRRVGLLLDDPDLRVRRAALEAAREIGDARLVPRLVSALRDRPTRTLAASALGGAGPAAVKPLCELLADVREERGIRLVLPRILRAIGGPESYVALRAQTDDADPHIRLRVFSGLSRLREKLARPPEPLPQVRTWIEREVVWVYELVSGYERARELLGTPLFDEEVGMVALRGARRVLRILELRYAPGPLRLVRERVEDPLRRANALEVLDTNLEASLRPLVMTFFDDVRVTEKMSRSGVGKTPDPDAFLERLFGAANPYLVFVALDALSRHGHGTAGARALGAVAHADPLVREGALLGLVRLRPEGTSEALDRLARDGDPVVQSLAGRARERLARPFDGEEPMYSTVEKLLILRAAPLFGRLRNEDLVPLARVAEVETIGAGEEIFEEGDLGNVLYVVARGKVAITRAGGLLAELGPGETFGEMSVLDAEPRSAGARAVEATELLCIGSEEFYEVLHEQVEIAEGVIRMLSRRLREANQRLEEAANGSGRTGAREL is encoded by the coding sequence ATGCCTTCGCCCGTCGCCGGGACCCCCGACCCGGGTCCCTCCGGACTTCGCTTTCTCGCCGATGCGCTCCTCGTGCGGCCGGGAGAGGAGCGCCGGACGCTGCTCCTCTTTCTGCACCTCTTCCTCGCTTCCGCCGTGTTCGTCATGGGACGCACGGTGCGGGACACCCTCTTTCTCAGCCGGTACTCGCTCTCGGCGCTGCCGTGGATGTTCGTGGGCTACGGCGTGGCGTCGGCTCTCACGGCCGTGATCTACGCCCGCGCGGCGGACCGACTGGCGCGGGACCGCATGATCGTCGTCTGGTGCGGCCTCGGCGTCGCGAGCTATCTCGGGGTGTGGGCCCTCGCGCGGGCGCAGGCGAGCTTCATCTACCCCGTCTTCTACGTGTGGGCCGAGGTCTTCGCCAACCTGCTCATCTCGCAGTTCTGGACCCTGGCGAACGACCTGCACGACGCCCGGTCGGCGCGGCGCCTCTTCGGCACGATCGGCGCGGCGCGCGTCCTCGGCGTGATCGTGGTCGGGCTCGGCACCGGGGCGATCGTGCGGGTTCTCGGCACGGCGCAGCTCCTCTTCGTGCTCGCGGGACTCATGCTGCTCATCGGGGCGCTCGCGCTCCGTCTCGGTCGCGAGCCGAGGGTGACGCAGGCGCCCAGCCGGCCGCGAGGGACCTCCCGCCGGAAACCCCCGTCCATCCTGCGCGACGGGTACGTCGTGGCCCTCTCGCTGATGATCCTCTTCGCCTTCGCGGCGCTGACGATCGGAGATTTCCAGTTCAAGGCCATCGCGCGGGCCACCTACCGCGAGGACGACCTGGCCCGCTTCTTCAGCTTCTTCTATGCCGGCACGGGGATCGTCTCGTTTCTCTTCCAGCTCTTCGCCACGCCCCGGCTCCTGGCTCGCTTCGGCGTGGCCCTCGGCATGAGCGTCATGCCGGCCGTCTTCGGCGCGGCGAGCGGCGTGCTGCTCGGGCTTCCCACCCTGGTCGTGGCCACGGTGATGAAGTTCGCGGACAACGGCTTCCAGTACACGATCCACGAGACGACGATGCAGGCGCTGTACGTCCCCTTTCCCGCCGGCCAGAAGGTGCGAACGCGCGCCCTGCTCGACGCGGTGGTCAAGCCGGTGGCGTACGGACTCGGGGGCGTGGCGCTGATTCTGCTCGCGCGACCGCTCGGGACGGTGAAGCTGTCGTGGGTGGCGGTGGGGCTCGTGCTGGGCTGGGTCGCGCTCATTCCGGTGGTCCGGCGGCGCTACCTGACCACCCTCGAGAATACGCTGCGGGCGGGGGCGCTCGCGCACCTCGACGAGGAGCCGGTGCTCGACGCGAGTCGGCGCAAGGCCCTGCTGGGCGCATTGAACGCCGCCGACGCGCGGGTGGCGCTCGCAGCGGCGGACGAGCTCGGCGCGACCGCCGAGACGGAGGTTCGGGCCGCGCTCCTCGAGCGCCTGACGCACCCGGAGCCGGCGGTGCGCATCGCGGTCCTCTTGCGGTTGACTCCGCTCGCGGCGGGAGGACGGGCTCCGGAGCTCGCGCTGGGCGTGGGGCGAGCGCTTGCCGATCCGGTGGCGGAGGTGCGCGCGGCGGCAGCGCTGGCGCAGGCCGAGCTCGGACGGGACGACGCCGTGGAGCAGCTCGCTCCGCTCTTCGACGATCCCTCCCAGACGGTGCGGGTCTCGGTGCTGCGGGGCCTCCTCTCCTTCGGAGGCTTCGAGGGCGCGCTGGCCGCCGGCACGCGCGTGGCCGGGCTCCTCGCATCGTCGGCTGTGGAGGATCGTATCGCGGGGGCGCGGGCCCTCGGGGGGGTCGGTCCGTCGGCGGGGCGACGCGTGGGGCTGCTCCTCGACGACCCCGACCTTCGGGTGCGGCGAGCGGCGCTCGAGGCGGCGCGAGAGATCGGAGACGCGCGCCTCGTGCCGCGCCTCGTTTCGGCGCTGCGCGACCGGCCCACGCGCACGCTCGCCGCGTCGGCGCTGGGCGGGGCAGGCCCGGCGGCCGTGAAACCGCTCTGCGAGCTCCTCGCCGACGTGCGCGAGGAGCGCGGCATCCGACTGGTCCTTCCGCGCATCCTGCGGGCGATCGGCGGTCCCGAGAGCTACGTGGCGCTGCGGGCGCAGACGGACGACGCGGACCCGCACATTCGCTTGAGGGTCTTCTCGGGGCTCTCGCGCCTGAGGGAGAAGCTGGCTCGCCCGCCCGAGCCGCTGCCCCAGGTGCGCACGTGGATCGAGCGCGAGGTGGTCTGGGTCTACGAGCTCGTCTCGGGCTACGAGCGAGCGCGCGAGCTCCTCGGGACACCGCTGTTCGACGAGGAGGTGGGGATGGTCGCGCTGCGCGGGGCTCGGCGCGTGCTCCGGATTCTGGAGCTGCGCTACGCGCCCGGTCCGCTGCGGCTCGTGCGCGAGCGGGTCGAGGATCCTCTGCGACGGGCCAACGCGCTCGAGGTGCTGGACACGAATCTAGAGGCGTCGCTTCGCCCGCTCGTCATGACCTTCTTCGACGACGTGCGGGTCACGGAGAAGATGTCGCGCTCCGGGGTGGGGAAAACGCCGGACCCGGACGCGTTCCTCGAGCGACTGTTCGGCGCGGCGAACCCGTACCTGGTCTTCGTCGCCCTCGACGCGCTGTCGCGGCACGGGCACGGCACCGCTGGGGCTCGAGCCCTCGGTGCCGTCGCTCACGCGGACCCGCTCGTCCGCGAAGGGGCGCTGCTCGGTCTGGTGCGACTACGGCCGGAGGGTACCTCCGAGGCGCTGGATCGCCTGGCGCGCGACGGAGATCCGGTCGTGCAGAGCCTGGCGGGGCGTGCGAGGGAGCGTCTCGCACGCCCGTTCGACGGGGAGGAGCCGATGTATTCGACGGTAGAAAAACTGCTCATCCTGCGCGCGGCCCCTCTCTTCGGCCGGCTCCGCAACGAGGACCTCGTGCCGCTCGCCCGCGTGGCGGAGGTCGAGACCATCGGCGCGGGCGAGGAGATCTTCGAGGAGGGGGACCTCGGGAACGTGCTCTACGTGGTGGCCCGTGGCAAGGTCGCGATCACGCGCGCGGGGGGCCTGCTCGCCGAGCTCGGGCCCGGAGAGACGTTCGGCGAGATGTCGGTCCTCGACGCGGAGCCGCGCAGCGCGGGGGCGAGGGCGGTCGAGGCGACGGAGCTCCTCTGCATCGGGAGCGAGGAGTTCTACGAGGTCCTGCACGAGCAGGTGGAGATCGCCGAGGGCGTGATCCGCATGCTCAGCCGGCGGCTGCGAGAGGCCAACCAGCGCCTCGAGGAGGCCGCAAACGGCTCGGGCCGGACCGGCGCGAGAGAGCTTTAA